In the Populus trichocarpa isolate Nisqually-1 chromosome 1, P.trichocarpa_v4.1, whole genome shotgun sequence genome, TCACATCTATTAGGCctgttcacggttcggttcgaACCAcaaaaaccaaccgaaccgagtaccttaaatttttgaaaatacaaaccgaaccgaaccaaattccggttcaaaccgaaccggttcggttcggttaaatTCGGTTTTATAgcaaaaaaactggaaaatcTAATCATCCTATCAATGAAAGAGACCTCTCCTAAATCAGCTTGTAAATTAACAAactgtagagaaaaaaaaagagaaaagcaaaccCCTAAATCTTGTCGTCGATTGATTTCAGGAGGAGGTTAAGAACTTCAACATGGTAGAACCAAAAATCCATTCAAATCCCTGGCATCTAAACCCCCATAAGACTATAACTAACACCATTGAGTGCTGATCTTCGATTTCTACCCCCagcccttttttatatataaatttaaccaAACAACTAGTATTCAAAAATCATAGCTATCATCATCAAGCAACTGCTGGGTTCTCATCAGAGAAAAAGGCATCAGATTCAGAGAGGGAGCCCTTCTCCTTGCGATCAGcaaaatcatcatcaccatcggGATCTCGAGCAGGATCAAACTTGTTCATGGCGGAAATAGCCTTGTCGAGGAAGGGTTTAAAAGCCATCTCAATAGCTTGCCACCCAAATACAAGAGCCCTGAATGCAACCACTGCCTGTAGTTGAAAACttgaaagggaaaggaagaatGATTTTTGAGGTGGAAAGTTGGTTGCACTGCAGTCTTTGCCACAGACAATGATTTTTTGTGAGGGAAGGGGAGTTTGTGAAAGCAGGGGAGAGGGGGGGTTATGTTAGGTAGGGTTAGGTTAATTAACTATTTATACTCCTTGGCTGCCAGCgggttttttatgattttttggttggtccggttcggtttgtcggttttataactaaaaccgaaaccgaaccggacctgttaaaatttatggttttaaaaatcagtttaatcggttttttcatttcagttcggttttttcggttaatttttctccggttttctcggttaatcggtttttttaaacaccCCTAACAtctattgatttggtggctaTTGGCATCGAGGTAGAAAAGGTctcaccttcttcttttttctcccccTTTTTGGACGCCATAAATGTTTGAGTTAGACAAAttcatcattttgattttgttttgtaccGATTAGTAATAGATATTGTtagtattatttgttttatttctttattgaataatgatttaataaattaatatatccaAAAATAGCAACacagaaatataaataagaacaaaaatgaatgCGTGCGGACAATCAAATGGAGAAAATCAACAAGTTAATGCACTAATTTGATATTAACTTATAACTCGggttatgaattaaattttaattttgaattaaaaaaacttgaaaagataatcttcttggtttcttttttaaaacacaatgtcATGTAACATAACCTTTGAAGTTCAAGGATATAACTGAATCATGTTtgagttaataattatattcaaCTTAATTtctgatattttataaattgtcaaaaaaaatttggattgaGCAGGTGATTTATCAGGttgaactaatttttttgtAGATATTACAGATATTCTCGAGTTGAGTTTATATTTCTAATTCTCATGAGTCTGTATTTAGAGATGAACCTACAACATGGACTGTTGGTATTATGACACTTTCAATGTTAGGTAATTCAACACCTTGCATCACTATTAAATTCTAATTACTCTTCTCTTCATGAAAGAGATAAgcttttttttgtcatgttaaaaaaatctagtaGGAAACTCAATAACAAGAACTTTGAagctgaaatatttttaaataaaataaaaataaatattcaattaataaactatcaaatataaagacaAAAGAAGTATATGGTATATGGGTTGAGTTGTGTTGACCGAGTTTCAAAAATCCTGACTAGTCACTCGACTcatgatatctattttttagattttttaatttaatatcattagTAATATCTGCATTATCTGACTTTGACGAGTTGAGTCAggtaaaataatacaaatattatagataaatcaatttttttcaacaccTCTAGCTCATTCTAGGCTCCAGATTCTTGGATCAGCAAGTTGCCTTGTCAAGTTaggttgaattttataaatatagctATAAAACCTAGTCTTCATGTAAGAATAAGaaattgtttggtattgtgtagtttttattttttgtttaaccaTAGAGAAAAAGTTGTTTGGCTAGCCCAATAGTTTCTACATTTTATACTGGTATCATGCACAATTATATTTCAAaccttggttttttaaaaactaaaataacatgattttcatGAATGAAgaccttctttttattttatttttttatgtaaaaatttatctcacaatagttttaatcaaatacatattttttaaacttattttttaaagaaaaccatGACTAATAATGTTAttcttaaacttatttttaaaaaaactacaatcactaaatattaaacataaacTAAAAACTTACTGACTTTGAAGTTTGAGCAAATGTACAAAAATAGAAAGACagcaaaagagagagagagagagagagagagagagatagagagagttGCCCAAAGTCTCAAAACAGGAAAAGTGCAAAGCCGGAAAGGTTGCAAATGTGGTCGTCTAATTTTAAGTATACACAACTGGTAAATGACGCGCAATTAAGAACAGCCACAGCCTGCGATTATTAAAAGCAAACCTGTTTAGTACTAATTCTGAAAATTACACCTAAAATCTTTCCAAGCCATAGAGAGAAACCCGGTGGGTGGCTAGCTtctacaagagaaaaaaaaaaacattccacTCTCTATATATAGTTCTTGAAAACCAGAAAAGCTGTGTGTATCTCAACCCCATAAAGGCATTATCAATTtgctttctctcctctctcaacaaccgagaaaaaaaggagagggaATTTAGCATCAAATATGGGAGGCTGCGCTAGTGTACCAAAGGACTTGAAGGATGAGGTTGGCTCCGCCCCAGCACCCGAGCCTCCCATGGAGGAAACCGCGGAGAACAATGAAGCTGTGAAGGTTGAGCTAGAGGCCGTAGAAAaggttgaagaagaaaatgctGAGAAGAGTGACGATTATAAGAAGTCCCTTGGATCATTGCTTAATGAGGTAATTAAATACCTTAAGACAATTTTCTCATTCTATGCTGTTttcgtaattatttttttgccttCCATTAATTTTCTCAAACATCCATCCATGCACGAGTATTGCCATGCAATTTTACCCATGGATCGATCAAGTTATTCTCAAGCCATTTCAAATGCATTTGCAGAATGAAGTACAGATGGAAACAACAAGCGAAAGCAAGGAAGAGGAAGTTCCATGCAAGCAAAACGAAGAACAAGCAGCAACTGAGGCTCCTGCGGCTGAATCAGAGAAAGAACAAATCAAGAATGCTGAGGAAAAGGCTAcaggagaaaagaaagaagacattTAGGAATTATACTTGGAGAGCCATGGatgtttagaaataaatttaaagaaacactTGTTTTCCCAGCTTCTGCCACACTTGCGggtgtatatttttataaacaacacCGAGAGTtgtttatttcttcaattatattaaatccctttttttttctcttctttttttggggTGATTCCAACAAATTTGAcaagataaatacaaattagaattgataatataattaaattgtttatatataagtGGTATATATACATGGAGATGGATATTGTTAATGTTAGATATAtttaaagtaataataataataatatagtcTTCCATTATATTCATGTTTTCATAATTCTTTattactttcattttctttaattaaactCTCACAATTACGGTATAAAAAGCAGAATTGATAATCAATTCACATGCTTTGAATGGCTATCTTACTTAGCTTGGGAATCAGAACCATCACACACCCTACCCTACCTAGCTCGAGAATCAGCTAGCCATTAATTGAAGATTGGAATCAAACAAATTGCAGGTGGTTGGGGTTTAGAGTAGACAGCGAGAGAGAGACTCAACCTTTCATTTTTCATTCGTATCTATTGCCCTACCCTAATTCCTTTCTATGCGGAAATATGCCGTAAATTGATCATTTAACTGACCCCAACAAAACTGGCCTGGCacaccacccccccccccccccccccaataaGAAtcgaattcaaaaaattatgttacATTTTGTAATTTCATTACCCTGGGGATCCTTCCTGCAGAGCCACTTCTGATCCTCCTTGCAGACAAACTCCAACCATGAGAGAAACCATGTCCTTGATTGGCGTCCTGAAAATGGGCAGTTGATTCCATCATTTCCCGGCGACACAATTATGGTCGCCCAGCTGTAGGTGATTCTCCGACCAGAACACATTTGTCATGAGAGCCAAAGCCGAGAAGATGTTATTTGGTTCTCTAGTTTAATCCTATCCAATGTCAGTGTATTCCGGCAACAAAGAATAATCATCAAGACCCAATATCAAATCAGGAACATAGATATGCGGGACAGCTTCGGAGATCTTCGTTTCCACTGAAAGTTCTTTTTCCATGAATGAAATAGAAAACCCATCCTTATCATCCTGAATGACTTCTGGTGGCAGGTCAAACCTTAAATTGGGATCCCTATCTGACAGTGGTTGCATTACTGGCTCGGCATGTCCTTCATTTTGCTCCAGCAAAGTTTTCCTCGTCTTTGACCTAGGAGGCTTGGTTGACTCAGAGACAGTTAGCTTGTGCTTTCCCAAGGACTGAGTCTTTGAAGCCAGCCACAACTTCAAATCATTTGCTGGTAACACAGATGAAGAAGCTCTTGCTGCATCCCTGTGACGAGGGAGAAAAAGACTTTTAGCCAGTTACTAAAGAATCAAATACTTGTACATGTTTCACAGACCAATGGCATGGATTCATTTTATTAGCACCTGAAACTAATGATAAATGGCCTCAGTACCACTTATCAATTCCTCAATATTTACAATCACTcgtaataaaacaaatatccgGGAATTTTGGAAAAGATgcattaaaatttcaagaaattgatGAAATGCATGAAAATCAAGAGACTAGCCAAGCACTATAGCTGCCAGAGGGGAAGAATACAAAAGCAGCACAAGTCAATCGGTCAACCCAGTTCCAGTACAAGAAAGTAACAAATTGAATGCATTGCAAGAGTGAAACCTTAAACTCTATGTCCAACAAAACTGCGCTGCTAACGCCAGTGTCTTCAATGTCATCAAACAGGAAATACAAGGAGACTATCCATACCACACAAGCAGATCCATGTAATCTTCGTGATTGCAAGAAAACATACCTGAATCGATTTTCAGCTATGCTTGTGGATGCCCTGAGATGGTGAGCCGCCGCTCTATCCTTATTTACAGACATCCATGGTGCTGAGCCAGGTATTGACAAACTTATTACAGGTGGGAATGGaatcaaataatcattttcCTCCTTTTGGAATTCCAATGTTATTTCCAGCTTCTCGCCTACAGCAGGAGCTTCTTCATTCACATTGGAATTGGAAACTCTATCACCTGGCCTTCTACTGCTGGCATCATGGAGTGCAGCTGCCAGCAACTTGGTACTCTGTCCCAAATTAGtgaatttcattctttttgCCGATTCCCTCAAGGAGTTCCAAGGTAACGGATTAACAGAAGAATTGAAAACCCTTCCACTGTTATAAAGGGCATTTCGAGATGATGGcatgttttgttgattttcaaCACGAGATTTCACCCTCCACACAGAAGAAAGCAGTGCTGTGAAGTGCTTCTGGAGAAGTAACTCATGGTCTGGCTGCTCAGCAACAACATTTAACAACATCCGTATGTTATCCTGATGCAACAAAAAATCGATCAGCACAAGCTTTACTGTCTAATCTATTTCATCATAGAATTACCAAACTATTGTTTTCTCTAGTTACATTGTGATATTTCCCATCAatcattaaaattgattattcACTCAAAGTCATAAAAAATGCAGCAGGCATTTTTTTAAAGTAGTAGTAGTTTCACTATGATCAtatatgcatataaaattaacCATTCAGAATTAGATTATTCTGAGAAAAAAAACGTGCATAACTGCAGTTTCGGAGATAATGGCTATGCAGGCTGATAaagtttattgttattaatcaCCAAGAAATTTGCATTAGTTGAATCCTATTCAATGGTACACCAGAAATCCCTAACCCGTGATGAATATTAATGATTAGCAGTTAATTAAAGCATTTCTTCTGTGGCCGAAGAGCCTGTTTTGTTATCTTTTGAgcaccaaaacaaataaatatataaaaaaaaaattgaataacaaaAACCAAAGGGATAGCTAATCCAAACATCAGTAACTGTTATCAATCAATTGTTGGAATTACTGACCAGTGTGGTTGGTATCTGCAGGACAATAACTGAATAGGGTTCACGAGTGCAAATAAGCATCCAGTTTTCAATTAGCAAGTCTGATTAAATAAATGAATGTCTTCAGGAGCCTTTTCCTATTCTCAGCATCTTCTTTCCCTAATTTCTCTATATGGAACACATTTGAATGCAAAGGAAATCAGACTTACCTCGGTTACTTTCAGAAGGGCCTTCCCAGGGACCATGTTGCTCATCTTTTCATTATTAATAGGATTTTCcggagaaaataaaacatatctGTGGATTAGCTCCCTAAATCTCTCACAACAATGAACTGGATGGCGGTATCTTCCCCGATAAAACCCACCAGCAGTCATCCCATACAGAATTTCACTGACCAAGCTCCAATGTGGACCATATTCATGTACAACAGCACATAATACTGCATCCTCCTGTGGCATCCATAAAGCAGGTGGTGGAACACAATCTTTCAACCAAACATTCCCCTTCTTCAACTTCTCTGGCTTTATCATCAAAACCCGTTTCACTGGCATGGTACTGATGGATATTTTCCCTCCCATTTTGCTCCTGCTAGCTGGCTTCTGCTCAATATCGGAAACCACAACCTCATATGGTTTTAGTTCCGTAAATCTGTCATGCTGCTTTCCAGACAGGTCTGAATCTACACTAAAAGTGCACGTTTCTGGACCCTTTTTGAATTTCTTAGTCTTCTTCGACCTCGTTTTGTCAATACAAATTGCTGATTCTGCTTTCTTACGCTTTCTCCACATACTGGAACAAGGAGACATCGTATCCGAATATgtaccatcatcatcatcatctacaGACAAAGTTTCCATTGATACCTCCTCTTTCACGTGTTTCAATTCAGAAGTCAAAGATTCTTTCTTCAGAGATTTGAACTTGGCTTTCTTTGGTTTCTTCTTAGACTTCAATTTAGGATTACGTGGCATTTTATACCTGCTAAAATGAAACAGGTTAGTAACTGAGCATTTCATCTgacaataaaaagaacaagtGCCAGTCAGGTGTGCCCAAGAAATAGCCACCTTTAGAGACAATAAAGCGGAATGATTTTTCCAAGCTTACCACCAGAATACATAGCAGCAAGCTTGTCGGACAGATTCATGAAAAGTAAGGAGAACAGTGCCTGCTTCATTCTTAATGACCAAAAATCTACCCGTGCAACAAGGATTTGGCACAAGGCTCTGTTTTCCCTTTGTCTCAAGCATTGTTCTAAACCCAACCCTCATGCACTATTTAGTTTCATCTCAAGATGGGGAGTTGAATAGCTCGGTTAGAATGcaagtttcaattttattcatatttattaatGACATTAATATCTGAACCATTTAAGTGATGTCTCAATGGAACCATAAATGGTCAAAAAACTCAATCTATACTGAAGCATCCATTCTATTCAGCATTAATAACTTGTCATTGCAGTAGTTTGAGCCCAGGAGACCTCCAGCATGTGTCTCCCACACTACAAATGCACTGCCTGGTAAATATCAACTGCTTGTGTGAAATTTTAATGATACTAGGGCATTCGCTTCCAAAAGCCACATGCTGCCACAAGAGATAGCAAGTATAAAATAACAGAACACCCCTCAGCCCTCggccataaaaattaaaaagacgaAAAAAGTTACCTAATTGCTGACCTACATCCCAAAACAccttaatttcatcttttttaataaacaaagttagatagCCAGCACAATAAATTCATGACAAGTTCAGAATTGTCTTACACCATAGCATCTAAATGTCCATCATCTGCACCTTCCTTCTCATTAGCTTCAGCTTCCTGTTCTTCCAACAGCTAAAAgaacacaataataataagcttTCAGAcacatttaaagaaaacaaaatttacagCATGTGACAAAATTCACTAACCTGATGTTGAGTTAATGCCTCAACTTCTTGTCGGTATGCCTCAGTCGCAAAATCAGCATCCCATCCTGATATAAGGAGAAAAATCATCACTTCTACTTATGATTGGCACTgtacataatataaaaattgcttatcctaaaaaattcaaatgaaaaatagaaaCTAGATATCACATGCCATGTAGTTATTCATTATAAACTTAAGTTGAAGAAAGGTCTTGAAACCCAAATTACGAGTTTTATAAATGgtttcaacaagaaaaatagaaacgattaaaaggagaaaaacatgatttcaatATTTCTATCCCACCATCATGCTTTGCaatcaagactaaaaaaaactaccaaTTTTCTCAGAAAAAAGTATTGCAAGTTACTAATTTGTAGATTTGATTCATTCAAGGACAAActagcacaaaaagaaaaatgcttaCTTTCATAAACCAATggttcctcatcatcatcaatctcAGCTTCCATTTCCTCCTTGTACTTCTCAATACGATCAAGCTCCCATTCGGTCTCCTCAAACCCAACTTGAGATTCCAAGGCTGCTTTGTCTATAATTGGATCCCACAATTCCAGAAACCGAACCGCATATCTGTCAATTGGACGTAGCTGATTCTCAAAGGATGAGATAGCTTGTCCAGCAgcagccgccgccgccgccatcTGTTTGACATCAGCCAACATATCAACATCTTCATTGCCAGTAAGAGTTACAGCTCTCTCTTCAATGCAACCATTCTCTTTTAAATTCACTGCACCATCTTTACTATAAGTTGTCATCTCATGGTCTGTAGGCTCATCAGCCTTCATATCATCATCATTCACAAATTCATCATCTTCCAATCTCCCAATGGCCTCTTCAGTAAACTCTTGGTTGTCTACAGCCTCTTCCTGTTCGACTTTCTTCAATGCCATGTAATCTGCTTCATCTTCTGCATATTTCAGAGCAGCATCCACATCTGCATTAGACAAAGACACCTCGTTTCCATTGTTATGGTTTTTCTCCCTCTGCATATTCTTAATCTGAAGTGTTTTATGCCCTGAGAATAATTCCATAGGATTGAGCTTCTTGAAAAATTCCGTATTGTACCCTCCACTCTGTATTACTAGATCATCAAGAGCACGCTTCTGATTGGCTTtctttaaaatgttttcttcaATGGTGCTCTCACTGATTAACCTGTAGATATGTACTTCACGTGTCTGTCCTATCCGATGGCAGCGGTCTTGGGCCTGTTGATCCATAGCAGGATTCCAGTCACTATCATAGAAGATTACAGTATCTGCCCCTACAAGATTGATGCCAACACCTCCACTACGGGTTGATAAAATGAAGATAAAGATTTTGGGATTTGTGTTGAAACGCTGCATTAATGTTTGTCTCTCCTCTGGTTGAGTGGATCCATCTAAGCGCATGTAAGTGTAGCCATACAAATTCATGAAAACCTCCAAAATATCAAGCATCTTAGTCATCTGTGTGAATATTAATACCCGGTGTCCTTCTGACTTCAACTTCCTGAGCAAAATTGCAAGCTCCTGCAATTTACCACAGTCAAACTGTATTAGACGCCTGTCTGGAAAATAAAGTTGTCTCCGAACAATTGCAGGTCTGATAGGTGAAAGAAGAGGTAACAACATTTCAGAGCATTTCTCCTCATAAGTTGAATGAAGAAACACTGGAGTTCTAATCTGACTACACCAGAAGACAGGTACTGGGGTACGTGCTGCTGGAATTGCAAACATAAATGATTCCACAAGATCAGTCATCTTCTGGAACCGTTCAATTGGTGAAAGAATAACATCACCCAGCTTAGAAGAGTACAAGTAAGAGAGTCGCTCAGTTTTATGGCGATGGACATCATAGATGGGATGCTTCACTGTGAGAAGTTCTCGTAGGGTTGTTGAGTATATGGGTTTTTTCTGACACCTCAAGGAATTCCACCATGCAATAGATGCTGCCCGTTGCTTCACTTCTCTTAATCTCTCCTCCAATAATGACTTtctaatctcttcaaaaatattttttccaggCAACTTCTTCCAATGTTTAGATCCCGGTCCAACTTCTTCTATGTTATCCAGGTTGGAACGCTCCTTAATTAATCTTGATGGA is a window encoding:
- the LOC18094897 gene encoding protein PHOTOPERIOD-INDEPENDENT EARLY FLOWERING 1 isoform X5, translating into MVFKFFPLHCYLPGISSISSPYGITGFCFDRVGLTITRNISREEKINKKWFRFEEDGDFDLAAEEEKDDETTLLEEEELAKADSKNPIDEISLLQKESEIPLEELLARYTKEPNNEVSEDESEYASLLSDNVSNSPGHEDELKQLDNSMDGIVECGNHPLVEEQEKGNEKISEDGRESENRIADAAAAARSAQPTGNTFSTTKVRTKFPFLLKYPLREYQHIGLDWLVTMYEKRLNGILADEMGLGKTIMTIALLAHLACEKGIWGPHLIVVPTSVMLNWETEFFKWCPAFKILTYFGSAKERKCKRQGWLKPNSFHVCITTYRLVIQDSKVFKRKKWKYLILDEAHLIKNWKSQRWQTLLNFNSKRRILLTGTPLQNDLMELWSLMHFLMPHIFQSHQEFKDWFSNPITGMVEGQERVNKEVVDRLHNVLRPFILRRLKRDVEKQLPMKHEHVIYCRLSRRQRNLYEDFIASSETQATLATANFFGMISIIMQLRKVCNHPDLFEGRPIISSFDMAGIDMQLSSSVCSMLSPGPLSSVDLCALGLIFTHLDFSMASWEYDEVKSIATPSRLIKERSNLDNIEEVGPGSKHWKKLPGKNIFEEIRKSLLEERLREVKQRAASIAWWNSLRCQKKPIYSTTLRELLTVKHPIYDVHRHKTERLSYLYSSKLGDVILSPIERFQKMTDLVESFMFAIPAARTPVPVFWCSQIRTPVFLHSTYEEKCSEMLLPLLSPIRPAIVRRQLYFPDRRLIQFDCGKLQELAILLRKLKSEGHRVLIFTQMTKMLDILEVFMNLYGYTYMRLDGSTQPEERQTLMQRFNTNPKIFIFILSTRSGGVGINLVGADTVIFYDSDWNPAMDQQAQDRCHRIGQTREVHIYRLISESTIEENILKKANQKRALDDLVIQSGGYNTEFFKKLNPMELFSGHKTLQIKNMQREKNHNNGNEVSLSNADVDAALKYAEDEADYMALKKVEQEEAVDNQEFTEEAIGRLEDDEFVNDDDMKADEPTDHEMTTYSKDGAVNLKENGCIEERAVTLTGNEDVDMLADVKQMAAAAAAAGQAISSFENQLRPIDRYAVRFLELWDPIIDKAALESQVGFEETEWELDRIEKYKEEMEAEIDDDEEPLVYERWDADFATEAYRQEVEALTQHQLLEEQEAEANEKEGADDGHLDAMVYKMPRNPKLKSKKKPKKAKFKSLKKESLTSELKHVKEEVSMETLSVDDDDDGTYSDTMSPCSSMWRKRKKAESAICIDKTRSKKTKKFKKGPETCTFSVDSDLSGKQHDRFTELKPYEVVVSDIEQKPASRSKMGGKISISTMPVKRVLMIKPEKLKKGNVWLKDCVPPPALWMPQEDAVLCAVVHEYGPHWSLVSEILYGMTAGGFYRGRYRHPVHCCERFRELIHRYVLFSPENPINNEKMSNMVPGKALLKVTEDNIRMLLNVVAEQPDHELLLQKHFTALLSSVWRVKSRVENQQNMPSSRNALYNSGRVFNSSVNPLPWNSLRESAKRMKFTNLGQSTKLLAAALHDASSRRPGDRVSNSNVNEEAPAVGEKLEITLEFQKEENDYLIPFPPVISLSIPGSAPWMSVNKDRAAAHHLRASTSIAENRFRDAARASSSVLPANDLKLWLASKTQSLGKHKLTVSESTKPPRSKTRKTLLEQNEGHAEPVMQPLSDRDPNLRFDLPPEVIQDDKDGFSISFMEKELSVETKISEAVPHIYVPDLILGLDDYSLLPEYTDIG